TCTTTTTTTTAATTTATAACTTGTTGTAAAATAGAAAGCAACCTCTTTTCAAAAATTTCAATTGTAAAATTTCTTTCATATTTTATTCTTCCATTAATTCCCATACGCCTTCGCAGTTCAGGTCTGTAAAATAAATATTCAAGCCTATCCGCCAAGGTATCAGCATCATCATATTTATCTAATAAATACCCATTATAGCCATCTTCTACCATATCGGGCATTCCTCCGACATTAGCAGTTATAATAGGTAGTCTATGCTGCATAGCTTCTAGTAGAACCAAAGGAAAACAATCACATTTAGATGGCAATACGAACACATCTGCCTGTTCGAAAGTCATAACCTTTAGTTTTCCATATCTTTTACCCAGATATTGAATATGCTCAGATAAACCTCTCTGTTCGACATATTTACAAAACTGCTCTTTTGATACATCTGCTTCACCACCAACAAAGTCACATCGAAAATAAATGCCTTTTTCATGTAATTTTGCACAAGCATCAATAAGCACAAATACTCCCTTTTCAAGCATCAGATTAGAAAAAAACAGTATATTAAAAGGTTTTATATCCGGCAGAGAAAGTAATTCTGTTGTAGGTTGATAATCCTTAATGCCATTAGGGCATATGAACACATTTTTATGCGGTACATATTTCTCTACATCATAATATAGGTTCTCTGAAAGCAGTATTACCTTCTGGTTTCTAAATACAAAACGATAGAGTAAATTATTAAACCATTTTTTATTTTCAAGAGTAATTCCTCTATTATGTATATGATACAATATCTTGACCCTGAACAGACGTAATAAGGATACTAACATCACATCTTTTCTGAAGCCTGCTCCTGTAGTAGTTAAAGCAAAGTAGCACAGATTAGGCCTTCGATGAATCAATTTTCCAAGCAGATGAAACCATGATAAAATGAATCTGAATGTCTTACTAGTTTTGATTTTACCAGTATCATCCACTTTTCTGGATAAGAGCAGATTTATATACCTTCCATGAAATTGACTATTTATTAATATGCTATTCTTGATAGTCTCTCCCACTATAGATGATCCATGAACCGGAGGTGGCAGGTGCAGCAAAAAAAGTATGTTTTTCTTTTTATTATTCATAGCATTCTTGAATATAAATTTGAATAACGCTGAATCATTTTATCTAGTGAAAATTTATTAATTACAAAATCGAAGGCTATCTCTCTTATTTTTCCCATGTCATATTCTCTCTTGTATATCTTATCGAAAATGGAATACAACTCATCATCATTATTAAGATGAAATCTTAATGGCCAGTTATCAGGTAAAGTTTCATCCAATCCAGGGGCAAAAGACGCAATAACAGGTGTATGAGCCAAAGAAGCCTCAATTGAGGTTAGCCCAAGACCTTCGAAATGTGATGGCATGAATAGGAAATCAAATGCATAAAGCATATTTGAAACATTGGGAACCGGATTATATAATATTAAATCGCTCCTCTCTTCTGCAAGATTAAATAATTTGTTTTTGTAAGTTCCATCTCCAATTAAGTGAAATAGAAAGTTATCCGGATATTTTTCTCCTATGTAATTCAATGCAGAGATAACTGTTTCCATTCCTTTGTAATCTTCAAAGCGACCACAAAAAGCTATATTAATTTTATTATTATCTATTTTAAATGGATGTGCTATTTTACCGGGTACTGGACAGCCGTTATAAATAATTTGTCTATCATCTGAAATTTGAAGATTATACTTTCTCCTGAGTTCTTCATATGCAACCATAGCGTAAGAAGATACAGAGACCACACTTTCATTGAAAAGTGCTGATTCAGTAATTTTTCCTAATAAATGGTGCGAACGCCAAAGTTGTGTATTGTGTATTGTACGTACAATTTTAGGGAAATTCAGTTTTAATAACCTGAACATCCTTAACAGAACAGATAAAACAAAATCGGGCAAGTCGGTATGAGAATGGATAATATCAGGTTTTTCCTTTCTGATATGCATAAATAGTTTTAATGGAGCAAAAATAAGACTTACACGTTTTTGCCCTTTAAAAAGCGTTGTAACCTTTATATTATCAGATTTAAGTTCCTCCTTTTTACTCTGTGCATAACTACTGTTAGTTGGATAAATTTCAATAAGTTCCAACTCAACTCCATCTCCCAGATATTTTCCACAAAACCTGGCAAGATTGAAAGCAACTAATTCTGCTCCTCCTAACTGAATCGACGAAATTATTTGATAAATTTTACTCATATGCTAGTTTCCCCCATTCGCTAATCATCCTTTCTCTAAAACTGCTTATCAAAGGTGGTCTTTCATTTATATTCACTTCATTCACAGGCTCTATCTGATTGTAAAACAATTCAAGATTTTTTAAAGTATCTTCTTCATCTAATGGATTGAATGTTATACCGTTATTTGAGTCTATTAATGAAGATGCCCCTGCGTATTTTGAGCAAAATACCGAAAGACCAAAAACTAAAGCTTCATTTACAACAGCACCAAAAGTTTCTGATAAACTGGGAAGTACAAATCCGGAAGAAGAGGCATACCAGGCATATAATTCATCAAATTGATATTTGCCTGGAAATAATACTTTATTATCTATTTTCTCATCTTCTACTATAGATTTTATTTTCTCAAGTTCACTACCTTCTCCTATTAATAAAAAGAGGCAATCATCTTTATCTTTAATAAACTGCGATACCTTTTTAAGAAATATATCTAGTGCTTTTTCAGGAATAAATCTCCCAACAAAAAGTAATACTTTCTTGCCCTTCAAATTATATTTGCTAATATGGTTCTGAGCAATCTTCTCTATTGTATCACTGTTTTTTCTCAATCTTTCAGGAAGTTGTAATATTGGTGAAATAATTAAGCTGTTTTCTTTTAAATTAAAATTGCAGTGATGGAAATCTGCCACCTCTTTTGACATTACAACTAAGAAGTCTAGTATCTTTAACGATTTATCTCTTGCAATTTTCCTTATTTTAGATTGTATATTTATACATATATCCAAACTATCATCAACAAAAGTTCCTACCTTCTGCTTTACCAATCCCAATTTCTTAAGCAATAATAGATACTGAGTAGTAAAAGAATACTCATAACCTAAAATAATATCTGGATCTACTTGCCTGATTTTTTTATACATTCCAAAACGAAATAGCCTGCCTTTATACCTCGGTCCCGACAACA
This window of the Lascolabacillus massiliensis genome carries:
- a CDS encoding glycosyltransferase; this encodes MSNINEIGKKKLLIFHPVLATYRIDQFNILNEIFDLEVVLLFDQMWNFNIDQNKISEQCHFKYSYLLSGPRYKGRLFRFGMYKKIRQVDPDIILGYEYSFTTQYLLLLKKLGLVKQKVGTFVDDSLDICINIQSKIRKIARDKSLKILDFLVVMSKEVADFHHCNFNLKENSLIISPILQLPERLRKNSDTIEKIAQNHISKYNLKGKKVLLFVGRFIPEKALDIFLKKVSQFIKDKDDCLFLLIGEGSELEKIKSIVEDEKIDNKVLFPGKYQFDELYAWYASSSGFVLPSLSETFGAVVNEALVFGLSVFCSKYAGASSLIDSNNGITFNPLDEEDTLKNLELFYNQIEPVNEVNINERPPLISSFRERMISEWGKLAYE
- a CDS encoding glycosyltransferase family 4 protein — translated: MNNKKKNILFLLHLPPPVHGSSIVGETIKNSILINSQFHGRYINLLLSRKVDDTGKIKTSKTFRFILSWFHLLGKLIHRRPNLCYFALTTTGAGFRKDVMLVSLLRLFRVKILYHIHNRGITLENKKWFNNLLYRFVFRNQKVILLSENLYYDVEKYVPHKNVFICPNGIKDYQPTTELLSLPDIKPFNILFFSNLMLEKGVFVLIDACAKLHEKGIYFRCDFVGGEADVSKEQFCKYVEQRGLSEHIQYLGKRYGKLKVMTFEQADVFVLPSKCDCFPLVLLEAMQHRLPIITANVGGMPDMVEDGYNGYLLDKYDDADTLADRLEYLFYRPELRRRMGINGRIKYERNFTIEIFEKRLLSILQQVIN
- a CDS encoding glycosyltransferase family 4 protein — encoded protein: MSKIYQIISSIQLGGAELVAFNLARFCGKYLGDGVELELIEIYPTNSSYAQSKKEELKSDNIKVTTLFKGQKRVSLIFAPLKLFMHIRKEKPDIIHSHTDLPDFVLSVLLRMFRLLKLNFPKIVRTIHNTQLWRSHHLLGKITESALFNESVVSVSSYAMVAYEELRRKYNLQISDDRQIIYNGCPVPGKIAHPFKIDNNKINIAFCGRFEDYKGMETVISALNYIGEKYPDNFLFHLIGDGTYKNKLFNLAEERSDLILYNPVPNVSNMLYAFDFLFMPSHFEGLGLTSIEASLAHTPVIASFAPGLDETLPDNWPLRFHLNNDDELYSIFDKIYKREYDMGKIREIAFDFVINKFSLDKMIQRYSNLYSRML